CGTGGGGATACGAACCCCAAACAGTGTACACTTATAACAACCGTCACGATTTCTTATGTACATTAGCGTGCATGCACACAGTGCACACACAGTATGCGACAATTTTAGTAAAAATAAATTTGAGCTAAATTTTAGCAATTTTAAACTAAAGATATGCATGAAAATGTTGTGTAGATGCAACACACGAAGTGTTACAGAGAATTTTTTTGCCGCTACGTTCAAGTTCTGTGGTATTTTTTCTCTTATATTGAGATTGTTTCAAGTTAGCCGAAACATCCTAGTGTACCTTATGATCGAACTGACGGCTGCGCCATTCAACATGTACTTTCCAATTGCATACTAAGCAGCCCTGTCTACCTTGGTTTCGTGCCATCCCACCAACGCTTACATAGCGGCGAGCTAGCTATATGCAAGAAATAGAAACGAGGCCATGCATGTGTACAAGGCTGGGGGTTCACGCTACATGCTCTCTTAATCTGTGACGAAACTGAAGAAATATTAGCGCCTAGCAGCCGGAACGTGCAGCTTGATTAACAGACTAACAGGGTAAATGAAAAGAGCTTGAGAGTTGAGAGGTGCATCAGAGTAATTGGACTGGAGAATGAATTATGTATTGATGGGATAATAATAATACGCAGATATCACAAGCACGTACAATATATGCATACGCACACAACCACAAATATGCACGTACCCATACAAGCTCAAGCACAGCATGCATGCACAGCAAGCAACAAATGACATGTCATGGTTGTCACGTGAATGCATAACGTTACAGCAGGATGCCTTTCTCCAGTTTAGACACAAGGAGAGGTGAGCACAGCGGGCTAGCTTGCTGACATCCTAGCGCTATGTTTGGGGTTTGATTTCACACTATGTCACTATTTTATTTTGCCTCTACTTCTTTCTTCCAGTCACAGACAAGTGGGGTCTGCGTCCATAGAGAAAAAAAAGAGCTGACAAGGCATTATTCAAACTGTTTGACCGGTCAACTCAATAAAATACGAAGCTATATGAAGAgacagtgaccgtataatcaccgtaACTCATATTTAGTGATCGTATTGACCATATTCTTATGTACAGTGACCAAAGTGGGCGTACACGACAAGTTTAGTGACCACCAATGCAATTTACTCTTACTGAAAACCAAAGTGTCAAAACAGCATCAATTTCAGTTTTTTCCATGCCAAAATACCACTAGTGACTAACTGACTAACATATACTCAAACAAAGACATATATGCCCTTACATAGGATTGTTGTGCTTTTTTACGAGCTGCTATACAAACTTTGCATGAAATGCCCATTGATTTGTTTTTGCTCTATCATTACCAATGATTTGTTTATTACATTTCAAATGCAACAGCTAGCAACTTAGCATCAGATGGGTTGCTCCTTTGCTGTATTTCTTTTTGTGGAAATCACTCTCTTAATTTAGAGTTCCTTTATCCAAATAACAAACGTAAGAATGTGAGGTTTCCCATAATGTAGAAAGCATCATTTGTGTCAAGATGCCACAAGGTTGCTGCAATCCTGCTCTTTTATGAGTACACCGGATACATGATTTCATCCCATATTCCAGAGTTGTCGACTGCCAAAAACGTGCAAGTTTTCTATCTTCCCGTGAAAAAAAAAGGACCCTTTGGCTAGGGTTTCTCGTGCCTCCCGCAGTTGCCGCCGCCGGTCTACCTCGTCTTATGTAGTCTTAGGGCCATAGAGGCGTGGTGGATCCCGGCCCTTGCAGGTGGGAGGGCTATGTTTTTCTTGCTCTTTTGAATTTTGTTAGGATTTGTGTCCTACTCAgagaggcgaggcggcgacggctctctgaagatggaataagatTCTCCCCGCCTAGTCCCCGCCCCGGTGGTGTTTCTAGCATCATCGGAGGGCGTGTGGAGTTTTTTCTCCGGCGGATCTCGCGGAATTTGGTCGGCATTTGTCTTCGATGGATCCACGTGGATCTTGTCTTCGTTCGTCTGTGTTCGTGTGTATacaggttggatccttccgatctacgctTCTCTTCATCGACGGCGGATGTTGTTCTGATGCGCTGACCCTATGGGGTCTTAGCATGACAACTTTTCAATTGTCTACTACGACAAGGTTTGTCCGGCTCCGATGAGGGAGAGACGAAGAAGGCGGCGCACCTTTGGCTCGCTCCAGTGCtagtagtcgtcgctaggtggtctacggacctAGATGTATTTTTTATTTGATCCAATTGCCATATGATCTCTTACCTTGAAAGAGGTAAGATTACTAAATAGGCAAAAACAAATTTGTGGGGAAGGCAATAATTCTTTTTGGAAAAGTGCTGATTAATATTGGGGAAATATATTGCTAAGAACTCTTGACATATCGATTATTACGTGAAATGGGGGATGTGCCCTAATTATTGCACATATAAGTGAGTCAATCAAACTAGAAAGAAAAGGAGAAAAGACAAAATAAATGCTTGCACGTAAAATCAATGACATAGCACTTAGATGTGCAATATTTatagcacatctagatgtgctttagcaaaactgaATAAATTTTTTTAGAAAGTACATTCTTTTAATACAGTACAATTGCATATGCCCACATACACGCATATGCACTAAACGCGCGCACGCGCACCCTGCCCCTATAAGCACCTCCGAGATAGCTAGTTGACATCATTTTAACTTGTATATGCATAAACAttttttttgcatggtaatacgtgtctcattcatattataaagaacaaagtacaagtcacgtaaagactgacatgacaaaactgaaaagatagCAGAACATCTCTGAGCATGATACCAACGCCCGTCACCTGCCTCCGGCACTACCACAGCAGCCACCGAAGAAAAGAATGACGAATCACCTCCtcacccgagctcgacgcggctccatcgctgatatgcagctttactgacctccaaggtggctcaccaaaagtgaagcccttgccgttgaacgaatcagaccggggcaacaccccggacacgccatcgaactccagatctggcacccCACCACGACTAAAACGCCAAAGGAGGAAACCATACCTGGCATCCACGAACCACGAGCCCAGCACATGCTCCGTCTTCCAGATGTCgtcgatgcagaccacaatctgTATCCGTtcctggactacctcccaagctcTGCGCCGACGCGGGAGCAAACGCCGCCGCAACGACGAAGCTCGAGGACACAGGTCCACCACGAGGATGtcgccgccgccacgccatccTTACTTGAACAGACTGGTTTCCAAATCCATCCCCAATCATAGGACCGATGGCCTCGTCAGGGAATGATCCAAAGAATCTTTATTCAGCGATGTCATCGTCGCCGCCGAAGTAAAGACGATGAACAACCTAAAAACCTAGACTACGAGGGAGTAAAAACGATCCACACGCGTGGATCCGGCGACCCCCGTCACCACCGACGACCGAGGTCGCCGGTGGAGGGGAGCTGCCGGAGAACGGCGCTGGAAGATCGGCCTCCCCTgacggcggctagggttccagcCGCCAGGGACGAGAGGAAACAGCGATGCGTTATGCATAAACATGTTTGCAAGGCTGACAAACTACTAATTTGACACGTGAATGGGATTGCTACATACAATTTTAGATTACTGCATTTGTTTTCAATCAGATTTCAGTTCCTTCAAACAGATTTTGAGAATCCATTGACAATAGTTTGTTCTGGATATAAGAAAATAACTTTTGATTTGTTTCTCCCTCAGAAAGAACCTTTGGATTTGTTTTGTTTATGTTTTTTAAGGGACTCAAATTTGTTTGAGTCATGCATACATGTTGAATTTGTTTTTCTACTGCGCTAAAACCTTCTATTTAAATATGGCAGATCCTTGTGCTCCCTAGAATTCATACGTTCATCTTCAACTTCAAGTATGTAGAGTTAATTAATGCGACCCATTTGATTTCCTGAATAAAGTGCAGTATGAATTTTTTTTAGAAGAGACAATTACTATATGCATTAGTATGCCCCTTTTTTTTATGCCACGATACACTAATTGGAGGATCCCATATAAACTTTTTTGCACAATAAAAAGCATCAGCAATCAAAGGCCGGCATTCATTACACTGTGTCAGTTAGGAGTACTTGTGTTGCTCAAATTTAGTATTACCTGCCATTTTAGACTTTTGGCCCAGTAAGATGTTCACCACTGAAAGTTTGCATCCTCAGGAGATATATGATAAGGTACGACAATAGATATATGGAGTCAAGCCGAACCTATTGACGTCATCACTTGCGTTTCCACTTCTACATACCAGGATGCCAATTCAAAGACGTGATTGTGATTGCTATCCTACTTACCTATAAGTAACACAAGATACTGAGATAGATCCGTGCCAAGCCAATTCATATCCTCGGCAGCAGCAAGTGTGGTGTCGTGTCGCCTTGACAAATGCCCTGCTTGCCGTCCCGGCTCCAAAAGCACGGGGAAATGGCTTCTTCTGCACCGGCGGCCGAGAGAGCGCACGCCGTGTGCCTGCCGGCGGCCGCGCAGGGGCACATCATCCCGATGCTCGACGTGGCCAAGATGCTCCACGCCCGCGGCTTCCACGTCACCTTCGTCAACACCGAGTACAACCACGCCCGCCTCGTCCGCTCCCGCGGCCCCGCCGCGGTGGCCGGCGCCCCGGGCTTCCGCTTCGCCACCATCCCGGACGGCCTGCCGCCGTCCGACGACGCCGACGTCACGCAGGACATCACGTTGCTGTGCAAGTCCACCACGGAGACCTGCCTCGGGCCCTTCCGCCGCCTCATCGCGGACCTCAAGGCAGGCGGCCCGCCCGTGACATGCGTCGTCTCCGACGTCGTCATGGACTTCGCCATGGAGGCGGCCAGGGAGCTCGGCCTCCCCTACGTCCAGCTGTGGACGGCCAGCGCCATCAGCTTCCTCGGTTACCGCCACTACCGCCTCCTCTTCGCCCGCGGCCTCGCGCCGATCAAAGACGTCGAACAGCTGACAGCCAAGTACCTTGACACGCCGGTGGAGGACGTGCCGGGCCTGAGGAACATGAGGTTCAGGGACTTCCCGAGCTTCATACGCAGCCCGGCCCCGGACGACTACATGCTGCATTTCGCGGTCGGGATAACGGAGCGCGCGGCCGGTGCGTCGGCCGTGATCGTCAACACCTTCGACGACCTGGAGGGAGAGGAGGTGGCGGCCATGGAGGCGCTCGGCCTGCCCAAGGTCTACACCATCGGCCCGGTCTCGCTGCTGGCGCCACTCAAGGGTCCGAGTTCCACCATCAACATGAGCCTGTGGAAGCCGGAGGAGGAGTGCCTGCCgtggctcgacggcaaggacgcCGGCTCCGTCGTGTACGTCAACTTCGGCAGCATCACCGTCATGACCAACGAGCAGCTGGTGGAGTTCGCGTGGGGGCTGGCCAAGAGCGGGAGGCACTTCCTCTGGGTCATCCGCCCCGACCTCGTCAAGGGCGACACCGCCGTGCTCCCGCCGGAGTTCTCGGCCGAGACGGCGGGGCGCGGGCTGGTGGCCTCCTGGTGCCCGCAGCAGGAGGTGCTGCGCCACCCGGCCGTGGGCGCGTTCCTGACGCACAGCGGCTGGAACTCGACGCTGGAGAGCATGTGCGGCGGCGTGCCCGTCATCAGCTGGCCGTTCTTCGCGGACCAGCAGACCAACTGCCGGTACCAGTGCACCGAATGGGGCGTCGGCGTGGAGATCGACGGCAGCGTCCGGCGCGACGCCATCGCGGACCTTATCACGGAGGTCATGGAGGGTGGGaaggggaaggtgatgaagaagaaggcgCAGGAGTGGAGGGAGAAAGCGGTCAAGGCGACCGAGCCCGGCGGCTCTTCTCGCCGTAACTTCGACGAGTTGATCCGCGACGTGCTAGCCCCATGTTTCCACGGCAGTTAATCCTAGCCAGTGGTGTACCTTGATAAAAACAAAGAATAGTGTACCTGCTCCATGATGTAGATCTCTTGGTCTACAAATCGTTTTATACCGCAACAAAAACATAATCCATTTCTGTAGTGATGAATGGATTGCATTACAACAAATGAAAAGATGCAAAAGTTGTACGGTGAAGGGCACATGAAACACCTGAAACAGCAGGGCTGTCCGAGAATGCAAGGTTATAGAGAAAATGCAACTGTTTATCATATATGGAAACACAACTATTTTCGGAGAATGTTTGAATGAAGCAAATAGTCTAAACAAACGCTATGAATACATGATGATAGATGTAAGATTTATTCCCAGACGTTGCCACTGATGCTCGATGTCGCCTTCATATGTTGCCGCTGATGGCGGCGAGGGGAAGGGGCCGGGGAAGAGGGGTCCGACGGCGGCGAGATGAAGGCTTCGGCAGGAGGGGTCAACACACGGCGTTTCCTTGCTGCAGCGTGTAATACAGCAACAAAAACCAAAAAGGCCAACTGAAATAATAATTTGTGTTTTTCATGTATTTTGAGAAGAATGTTCTCTACGTGCACTAAAGTGTGTGTCCTACGAGAACAATTTCTTGCAGCGGTGGCTGTGGACTTGGTTCCCTGTTTATGCTCATGAATGAGAGATAGGAGGAGGTGCTCCTCCCGCAGCCGCTTCAGCAAGATGTGCTGCAATCCACTACAAGCAACCAGATTAGAGCTAGCTTCAGAAACAAACATCAGTTTTGGGTTCCGAAGAAGGCAAGAGAAAAATATTTACAATCTGATTTGGTTGGGGTGCGCCAGCCCAGGCAGTAGTGCAACGCCTGGGCGACACGCAAGGGCCCCAGCAGCAAGCTACTGTGGTGGGCCCTTCCCCATAAAAAATAAATttaatatcattgtgggcacatGGCCCACATATCAGATATTAAACTGATAAGAACAGATACTACACTTGATCTTAGCCAAAAGGCCGAGAAAGGTATGCTTCTTCCTGTGGCCTGGGTCCTCTTATATAGCGCGTCTTCGCCTCCCTTCCGCTCTGGCtgcgcgaggtgggactaaacgaAACGATAGCTCTACGCTAGCACGGCGCAACTCTCTGCTCGGTTCGTTGCTCTGAGAGGCCCCGTTTCGGTCTGTTTGGGCCGTCGTTGAATAAAAGCCCAACATAGATGGGCCATTGAGCTCTGTAGGCAGTGCAGCAACTAAACGTAAGGCATGTCCTTCATCCAGAAAAAAATTTTGTTCTCAAAAAAAGAAGAGGCAAAATCCAGGCACATTTTTTCTTTTGAGGAATTTCATTCAGCCACCATCCCCTTTACACTAATTTTCTTGTTTGTATGCTAAAATATGTAGTGCCGGTACTACTTCACGGTTAAAAACAGCAACTTTCAAACGATATATACAAGGCGAAGATGCATACTAGAATGCTCTGGATGTTACCAAACAGCAACTTGAAGTAGCAAAGAGATCCATACCAACAAAAAAAAAGAGTAGCAAAGAGATGACAATGGATTGGTGGGTGACACGGAGGAGGAGACTGTTCTGTTCATATCAGTAGTGAATAGTGATGGCAATGAACCCCGAATCGCTCTTACATTTCTTTACGGAGGGGGTACTTACGAAGGATTGCAAGGAGATGCTTATTTAGAGATCACATGGTTATGTTCACTTGAAAATAGTTGGTTGGTGGTATTATTATTGCACCTCAAGAGCAATTGACACATTGCCTGACTTGTGGAAAATACATGACTGCTACAAATGGTTCGGAGCCAAACCATGGCCAAAAGATGCTCATGTTCGACGGGAGAAGCTATGCTCCTGTCAATTCCGCAACCACAACAATGGTGACTCTACTGTCTTCATTTCACTTGAGGATGGAAGCTCACCCCAGATTTAGGAAACCTAACTAATCAGTAGTTAGCCGTCTGCTCCTGCTTCAGTGCCCTCCAACCAATATCTCGCCTGAAGAATCCTTCTGGCCAGTCGACAACATCTACCGCATCGTACGCTCTAAACCTCGCTTCTTCAATGTCCTTGCCCTTCGCAGTTACGCCAAGAACTCGGCCTCCGACAGCTACAAGGTTGCCGTCTCCATCCAAAGCTGTCCCAGCATGGAATATCTTGACAGCTGGAGAAACCTGCTCGGCCTTGTCGATGTTTTTTATCACGGTTCCCTTCTTATAAGAGCCAGGGTACCCTTCACTCGCCATCACGACCACCATCGCGATTTCAGGTGACCAGGTTAGCGAAACCTTGCCCAGTTCCCCTCTGCATGCGGATAGCAGGACCTGTGCAAGATCAGACTCCAATCTCATCATCAGAACCTGAGACAAAGGAAGGAATTAATACAGGAATGCAGAGTCAGAATCTGATGGAAAACAAAATGTGACGGGTCAACTAGGAAAGTTAAGAAACGTATTAGAAATGTGGTAAGATACTGTGTTGTGTACATCAAAAGCATGATAACCTATGTGGTAAGAAAAACATCACATCGGCTATCAAATATTCTATAAATGCCTACCAAACTTAACAAGGGCATACTGGACTGAACTGTGAGTATAAAGTTGCATCATTAATTTAAAAGTTCACATATGCCTTTGAGCAGACAGCTAAAAAATGAAGATCCCACAGATGTCAACAAAATTGACTGCGCTTCTGGAATTACATGGAACAATAGAATAGCATGGATAGGTCGCACAAGATGATTGAAGAAATAAATGGCGAGCTAGTTCCAAAAGAAGAAAGTTTAAGCAGTGAACAAAAGCAGGTTGTGTTGCTTATGTATCGCAAGTAAATGTACATGAGAACAAGACACAAAAGTTCAGCTGGCATTTGTAAGGCACTCACTCTGTTACAAATGTACATTGTTTTAGACATGAGCACATTCTACAAGATGTACCTCTGAACGCCGATTTCTAATGTCATGGACTACTACAATATGTTACCAGAAAAACACTCGAGCAACAAGCTATAAAGTATGAGGAGAACTTTATTAAGGCATCACTAAAGAAACTAAGTATGAACAGAGCTTCATTAGGGCATCACAAGAGTACGAGGACAAACACCGTTGGGAAGGAGTTGAAAACATTGTATTCTATTGTGATATTGTCCAACCCTCATCAAGAACATTTTGATCATACTGTGactaaaaaacaaaaacaaactTGTAATGCTTGAATAGGGAAAATATAAATATCTTAAGAGGCAGCTGACAGATAATCACTAACCTGGCATTCAGGATCCCCAAATCGCACATTATATTCAATAAGCTTAGGCAGCCCAGATTTCTTCTCTATCATAAGCCCGGCATATAATACACCAACAAACTTGCATCCTTCAGCAGCCATACCTTTAACAGTTGGAATAATTATGGTTTCCATGATCACGCTCTTAAGCTCTTCGGTCACTATTGGCGCAGGGGAGTATGCACCCATACCACCCGTGTTTGGACCAGTATCACCATCACCAACTCTTTTGTGATCCTGTGCTGATTCAAGTGGCAAAGCATTTTCACCATCTACTAATGCAAAGAAAGAGGCTTCTTCGCCCTCCAGATACTCCTCAATGACAACCCGCGAACCAGCAGAACCAAATGACTCGTCAACCATCATAGAGTCTATTGCTTCGAAGGCCTCATCCAAAGTCATAGCAACAACAACGCCTTTTCCAGCTGCCAATCCATCAGCTTTGACAACAATAGGGGCCCCTTGATCCTTGATGTACTCTTTAGCTTTTGCAGGATCCGTGAATGTGCGGTACTACATGATAGAGAGAAGAGTACTCGTATTAGCTTCAATTGTATGCCTTAACATCTGAATCTACAATAAGTATCAACAAAGAGGAGTATCAATTTCACTGTTCTCTGCTAAAGTGATTTTAGAGACCTTTTCTACAGTAATAAGATGACTTCATTTCAAAAAGCAATCTGTCTTTAGAGGGATATCAAATTATCAACTATGACTTATGAACTATGGTTGGAAATAATGCAGTCACACAATGTTTGTCCAGCAGAAAGTGACAGTTCATTGCATGTATACTTAGTAGGACCAATCAGCACAACATAAACATGGTCAGCAGCATTGCCTCGGGACGAAGGAAATATTTATGCCTAAAACGATATAACATTTCTCATATGCAGGCATCTCGTGAAAACAAACCACCCGTGGCCCCTGGAAGGTATAGTACGTAACACAAATGTAAACTGAAGTACCTGAGCAGTGGGGATATTATACTTATCACACAACCTCTTCATAAAGTCCTTTGATCCTTCTAATGCTGCAGCCTCGGACGACGGACCAAAGGTAGGTATCCCAGCTTTGACAAGGTCATTCGCAAGACCCGCAACGAGAGGACCTTCAGGACCCACTACCACCATTCCCACTCCCCTCTTGCGGCAGAACGATATAACAGCATCACTACTAGAAATATCTAAGTCCGATATACAGACCGCGTCTCTGGATTGAGCAATACCAGCATTACCAGGGGCGCATAAAACTGTGTCGCAAGAAGGTGAACGGGTCAAAGCATAACAGAGCGCATGTTCCCTTCCACCGCCACCAATGACGAGTACAGTCATCCTCCCTTCTGAAGAACAGAACAGAACAAAACAAACATTAGAACACTGGTGTTGCAATTTACATCAAACTGGCTGCTGGTATTAACTAGAGGAAAGGTTTTGGGCAATGCATTTCGTCTCACGGCACATTAAAAGTTGAGGCTTCATAACACAAAAAAGCATCATTCTTCTAACACCATGGAGTTGTTGAAGAATTCACACCCAACTGACCCAAAAACTAAATTTACCTACCAGCAACGGCGGTCCCGTCCTCTGGCGAAGCTTTCGGGATCGAGCGCCATCTTTCAGAATTCCGGACAGTCAAATGAGAATGGCGGGCGACGTGCTGCACTGCATTACTGGAGACATTGCCACTCCATGCCCGAGAAACAGGGCAAGACGCCGAAGGCTTCCAGCCGCCGCACAGGTGATTACTGGCCAGGCCATGCCCCGCGGCAAGCTTGAGATGCCCCCTGATACTGTAAGCCGCACAAGCCATCGGGGCCGGCCCTGAGATGGAGCAAAAAGGGCGGCCCCCCAAGGCCTCGTTTTGAGCTTAGGGAGCTAGCCGGCAGCGAGCTGGACAGCGGCGAGACAGGGGGGCGAGGTCGAGCTGGCGGCGGCGAGACGGGATGGACAGGGGCGACGGCGTCGATTATCTGGCGTAGGATGGGCGCCGGCGGAGGACGTGGTCGGGCGCGGGGGCGGGGGGAAGAAACGGCGGCTGAAAGGAGGAGGCGGCTAGGGTTGTCGTCGCGCACCGATTCGAGCGGGTTTGTTGGGTCAGGCCTGG
This genomic window from Aegilops tauschii subsp. strangulata cultivar AL8/78 chromosome 4, Aet v6.0, whole genome shotgun sequence contains:
- the LOC109783674 gene encoding 7-deoxyloganetin glucosyltransferase, whose product is MPCLPSRLQKHGEMASSAPAAERAHAVCLPAAAQGHIIPMLDVAKMLHARGFHVTFVNTEYNHARLVRSRGPAAVAGAPGFRFATIPDGLPPSDDADVTQDITLLCKSTTETCLGPFRRLIADLKAGGPPVTCVVSDVVMDFAMEAARELGLPYVQLWTASAISFLGYRHYRLLFARGLAPIKDVEQLTAKYLDTPVEDVPGLRNMRFRDFPSFIRSPAPDDYMLHFAVGITERAAGASAVIVNTFDDLEGEEVAAMEALGLPKVYTIGPVSLLAPLKGPSSTINMSLWKPEEECLPWLDGKDAGSVVYVNFGSITVMTNEQLVEFAWGLAKSGRHFLWVIRPDLVKGDTAVLPPEFSAETAGRGLVASWCPQQEVLRHPAVGAFLTHSGWNSTLESMCGGVPVISWPFFADQQTNCRYQCTEWGVGVEIDGSVRRDAIADLITEVMEGGKGKVMKKKAQEWREKAVKATEPGGSSRRNFDELIRDVLAPCFHGS
- the LOC109783675 gene encoding phosphoribosylamine--glycine ligase, yielding MACAAYSIRGHLKLAAGHGLASNHLCGGWKPSASCPVSRAWSGNVSSNAVQHVARHSHLTVRNSERWRSIPKASPEDGTAVAEGRMTVLVIGGGGREHALCYALTRSPSCDTVLCAPGNAGIAQSRDAVCISDLDISSSDAVISFCRKRGVGMVVVGPEGPLVAGLANDLVKAGIPTFGPSSEAAALEGSKDFMKRLCDKYNIPTAQYRTFTDPAKAKEYIKDQGAPIVVKADGLAAGKGVVVAMTLDEAFEAIDSMMVDESFGSAGSRVVIEEYLEGEEASFFALVDGENALPLESAQDHKRVGDGDTGPNTGGMGAYSPAPIVTEELKSVIMETIIIPTVKGMAAEGCKFVGVLYAGLMIEKKSGLPKLIEYNVRFGDPECQVLMMRLESDLAQVLLSACRGELGKVSLTWSPEIAMVVVMASEGYPGSYKKGTVIKNIDKAEQVSPAVKIFHAGTALDGDGNLVAVGGRVLGVTAKGKDIEEARFRAYDAVDVVDWPEGFFRRDIGWRALKQEQTANY